A stretch of Lysobacter sp. K5869 DNA encodes these proteins:
- a CDS encoding DUF1611 domain-containing protein produces the protein MPNPAETATPAALASLDLPQPYLLFLGDVEHPAFAKTALGLRDWARELCVGEFALPGAGVSLNLPAMTPAQAHASGARAMVVGVANVGGVIPPAWLPSLLQALDAGLDLIGGLHQRLNDIPELREAAARHGRRLIDVRQPPPGLPVANGRKRGGKRLLTVGTDCALGKKYTALSLTGELRALGVDATFRASGQTGVLIAGRGLPLDAVVADFAAGAAEWLSPDNRAEHWDVIEGQGSLSHPAYAGVSLALLHGSQPDAIVVCHRPGRERMLGYPDYPLPSIEETIALNLALGRRTNPAIRCAGVSLDTSHLDAGQAQALIESERARLRLPVADPIRGGAALRALALSCVAGS, from the coding sequence ATGCCGAATCCCGCCGAAACCGCTACGCCCGCCGCTCTCGCCTCGCTCGACCTGCCTCAGCCTTATCTGCTGTTCCTCGGCGACGTAGAACACCCCGCGTTCGCCAAGACCGCGCTGGGCCTGCGCGACTGGGCGCGCGAGCTCTGCGTGGGCGAGTTCGCCCTGCCCGGCGCGGGCGTGTCCTTGAACTTGCCGGCGATGACGCCCGCGCAAGCGCATGCGTCGGGCGCGCGCGCGATGGTCGTCGGCGTGGCCAACGTCGGTGGCGTGATTCCGCCGGCGTGGCTGCCCTCGCTGCTGCAAGCGCTCGACGCCGGATTGGACTTGATCGGCGGCTTGCATCAGCGCTTGAACGACATTCCCGAACTGCGCGAGGCCGCCGCGCGCCACGGCCGGCGTCTGATCGATGTGCGCCAACCGCCGCCGGGACTGCCGGTCGCCAACGGCCGCAAGCGCGGCGGCAAGCGCCTGCTCACCGTCGGCACGGATTGCGCGCTGGGCAAGAAATACACCGCCTTGAGCCTGACCGGCGAACTGCGCGCGCTCGGCGTGGACGCGACGTTCCGCGCCAGCGGCCAGACCGGCGTGCTGATCGCCGGACGCGGCCTGCCGCTGGACGCGGTGGTCGCCGACTTCGCCGCGGGCGCCGCGGAGTGGTTGAGCCCGGACAACCGCGCCGAGCATTGGGACGTGATCGAAGGCCAAGGCTCGCTGTCGCACCCGGCCTATGCCGGCGTGTCGCTGGCGCTGCTGCACGGCAGCCAGCCCGACGCCATCGTCGTCTGCCATCGGCCGGGGCGCGAGCGCATGCTCGGCTATCCCGATTACCCGCTGCCGAGCATCGAAGAAACCATCGCGCTCAATCTCGCGTTGGGCCGGCGCACCAATCCGGCGATCCGCTGCGCGGGCGTCAGCCTCGACACCTCGCACCTCGATGCCGGGCAAGCGCAGGCCTTGATCGAAAGCGAACGCGCGCGCCTGCGCTTGCCGGTGGCCGACCCGATCCGCGGCGGCGCGGCGCTGCGCGCGTTGGCCCTGTCTTGCGTGGCCGGGTCATGA
- a CDS encoding serine hydrolase domain-containing protein, with amino-acid sequence MSRLRCSLLLAATLVCAAAVAQPAPTAATPAPAAAPAQRLDPAELGAYVDGVVDAYRRRYGIAGVTVAVVDAQGPLLLRGYGSASQQPQRAVTPDATLFRIGSVSKTFTYLETLKLIDAGKLQLDTPVNDYLPAALKLPDDGYPPVLLRHLLTHTAGYEDSAFGHLFAQDPRRALTLADYLQRHRPARVRAPGTHAVYSNYSVALLGEVLAQVAGAPFETLIERDLFQPMGMRRTTFREPLGQHDPRDSGAAFAGLWSQGYERKSGGFAKRGFEYIAQLAPAGSVSSDAADMARYLRMLLGRGQLDGRAIVPPSAFAKLEGAPLFATAPDATGLSYGFFRHRYGQVLSLEHGGATLYFHSNLVAVPELGFGVFVSTNTDSGRRLAAELPGLLLQHYFQRARPSAAPVPGPDAAAAAKPYLGRYLGERRNYRRFEKLLTASNAEVGVAADGYLTLSAGEDTTRWVAEKPDVFRAVEGPDRLVFLRENGQVTGFVSPYGHDVFDRAGPLDSANALYALLALSALVSLGVLTGQWLRRRQPRGQDAGARRSSFWLGASAAAWLAFAAMFATAFLQLAGAGSAAVFSYPGTLLRLAIWFGTLPLALTVADIALLWPALRTREFGFWRKSRHFAAVAAFALAAVAMWHWNVLGWRV; translated from the coding sequence TTGTCCCGTCTCCGCTGTTCCCTGCTGTTGGCCGCGACGCTCGTCTGCGCGGCCGCCGTCGCGCAACCTGCGCCGACCGCAGCGACGCCGGCGCCCGCCGCCGCGCCCGCGCAACGCCTGGATCCCGCCGAACTGGGCGCCTACGTCGACGGCGTCGTCGACGCCTACCGCCGCCGCTACGGCATCGCCGGCGTCACCGTCGCCGTGGTCGATGCGCAAGGCCCGTTGTTGCTGCGCGGCTACGGTTCGGCCTCGCAACAGCCGCAACGCGCGGTAACGCCCGATGCCACCTTGTTCCGCATCGGCTCGGTGTCCAAGACCTTCACCTATCTGGAAACGCTGAAGCTGATCGACGCGGGCAAGCTCCAACTCGATACGCCGGTCAACGACTACCTGCCCGCCGCGCTCAAGCTGCCCGACGACGGCTATCCGCCGGTGTTGCTGCGGCACCTGCTCACCCACACCGCCGGTTACGAGGATTCCGCATTCGGCCATTTGTTCGCGCAAGATCCGCGTCGCGCGCTGACTCTGGCCGATTACCTGCAGCGCCACCGCCCCGCGCGCGTGCGCGCGCCGGGGACGCATGCGGTCTACTCCAACTACAGCGTCGCCCTGCTCGGCGAAGTGCTGGCGCAAGTCGCCGGCGCGCCGTTCGAGACGCTGATCGAACGCGACCTGTTCCAGCCGATGGGCATGCGGCGCACCACCTTCCGCGAACCGCTCGGCCAGCACGATCCGCGCGACAGCGGCGCCGCGTTCGCCGGGCTGTGGTCGCAGGGCTACGAACGTAAGAGCGGCGGCTTCGCTAAGCGCGGGTTCGAGTACATCGCCCAGCTCGCGCCGGCCGGTTCGGTGTCGAGCGACGCGGCCGACATGGCGCGTTATCTGCGCATGCTGTTGGGCCGCGGCCAACTCGACGGCCGCGCGATCGTGCCGCCGTCCGCGTTCGCCAAGCTCGAAGGCGCGCCGCTGTTCGCCACCGCGCCGGACGCGACCGGCCTGTCTTACGGTTTCTTCCGCCACCGTTACGGGCAGGTGCTGAGCCTGGAGCACGGCGGCGCGACGCTGTACTTCCACTCGAATCTGGTCGCGGTGCCGGAACTGGGCTTCGGCGTGTTCGTGTCCACCAACACCGACAGCGGCCGGCGCTTGGCCGCGGAGTTGCCGGGATTGCTGTTGCAGCATTACTTCCAACGCGCGCGGCCTTCCGCGGCGCCGGTGCCCGGCCCCGATGCGGCCGCGGCGGCGAAACCGTATCTGGGGCGCTACCTCGGCGAGCGGCGCAACTATCGCCGCTTCGAGAAGTTGCTGACCGCGAGCAACGCCGAAGTCGGCGTCGCCGCCGACGGCTATCTGACCTTGTCCGCGGGCGAGGACACCACGCGCTGGGTCGCGGAAAAGCCCGACGTGTTCCGCGCGGTGGAAGGCCCGGACCGGCTGGTGTTTCTGCGCGAGAACGGCCAGGTGACCGGCTTCGTCTCGCCGTACGGCCACGACGTGTTCGACCGCGCCGGCCCGCTCGACAGTGCGAACGCGCTGTACGCGCTGCTGGCGCTGAGCGCGCTGGTCTCGCTCGGCGTGTTGACCGGGCAGTGGCTGCGCCGTCGCCAGCCGCGCGGTCAGGACGCGGGCGCGCGCCGCAGCAGTTTCTGGCTCGGGGCCAGCGCGGCGGCGTGGCTCGCGTTCGCGGCGATGTTCGCCACCGCGTTCCTGCAATTGGCCGGCGCCGGCAGCGCCGCGGTGTTCAGCTACCCGGGCACGTTGCTGCGTCTGGCGATCTGGTTCGGCACGCTGCCGCTGGCGTTGACCGTGGCCGACATCGCGCTGCTGTGGCCGGCGCTGCGCACGCGCGAGTTCGGTTTCTGGCGCAAGTCGCGCCACTTCGCCGCGGTCGCCGCGTTCGCGCTGGCGGCGGTGGCGATGTGGCATTGGAACGTGCTCGGCTGGCGGGTCTGA
- a CDS encoding M20/M25/M40 family metallo-hydrolase, translated as MKRLRRLALMLFTLAALAAATLFVVVQPGVTPRPSTPPAADAQRLREDVKRLSVDFYPRSYDRPENLERVATYLRAEFERAGARVGDQPVIVEGQTYRNVVARFGPDTGPLRVIGAHYDSYADTGVDSGDPRGYSPRTHTPGADDNASGVAGLLELARMLGRAPPSRPVELVAYTLEEPPHFRSEHMGSAWHARALRAQGREVEFMLSLEMIGRFSDRPGSQTYPVPGMHRLYSDRGDFVVVVGRMGDFGLTRKIKAAMAGATPLPVHSINAPPLLVQGVDFSDHLSYWREGFPALMIGDTAFLRSRRYHQPDDTYETLDYARMAQVVQGAYAAATAP; from the coding sequence ATGAAACGACTGCGCCGGCTCGCGCTGATGCTGTTCACGCTGGCGGCGCTGGCCGCTGCGACGTTGTTCGTGGTGGTCCAGCCCGGCGTGACGCCGCGGCCTTCGACGCCGCCGGCCGCCGACGCGCAGCGCCTGCGCGAGGACGTGAAGCGGCTGTCGGTGGATTTCTATCCGCGCAGCTACGACCGGCCGGAGAATCTCGAACGCGTCGCGACCTATCTGCGCGCCGAATTCGAACGGGCCGGCGCGCGCGTCGGCGATCAGCCGGTGATCGTGGAAGGCCAGACCTATCGCAACGTCGTCGCCCGCTTCGGCCCCGACACCGGCCCGCTGCGGGTGATCGGCGCGCACTACGATTCCTACGCCGACACCGGCGTCGACAGCGGCGACCCGCGCGGTTACTCGCCGCGCACGCACACGCCCGGCGCCGACGACAACGCCAGCGGCGTGGCCGGCTTATTGGAACTGGCGCGCATGCTCGGCCGCGCGCCGCCGTCGCGGCCGGTCGAGCTGGTCGCCTACACCTTGGAAGAGCCGCCGCATTTCCGCAGCGAACACATGGGCAGCGCGTGGCATGCGCGGGCCTTGCGCGCGCAAGGGCGCGAGGTCGAATTCATGCTGTCGCTGGAAATGATCGGCCGCTTCAGCGACCGGCCCGGCAGCCAGACTTATCCGGTGCCCGGCATGCACCGCTTGTATTCGGACCGCGGCGACTTCGTCGTCGTGGTCGGGCGGATGGGCGACTTCGGCCTGACCCGCAAGATCAAGGCGGCGATGGCCGGCGCCACGCCGCTGCCGGTGCATTCGATCAACGCGCCGCCGCTGCTGGTGCAGGGCGTGGATTTCTCCGATCACCTCTCGTACTGGCGCGAAGGCTTTCCGGCGCTGATGATCGGCGACACCGCGTTTCTGCGCAGCCGGCGCTATCACCAGCCCGACGACACCTACGAGACCTTGGACTACGCGCGCATGGCGCAGGTGGTGCAGGGCGCCTACGCCGCGGCGACGGCGCCATAG
- a CDS encoding DUF2252 family protein produces the protein MPSPRTSLLAFALVLAACAQVPADAASARKSWVVQQIHDHNHPYAATASGELDTKLATMAGGAFAFYRGSAHLFFQDMKTLPASAYATTQTGYTWIGGDAHLGNFDASRDSSGKAVFKVADFDEGYLGQYVWDLRRLAASLVLAGHDNGLSDSDIGAAVDTLVGAYVDQMNDFKGTSGESTFRLTKDTTTGVVDDTIGAADGKTRDKLLSKYTAVSGGARKFQALSNLIAVPAATYSGVTSAMAGYVSSIASSKRYPAAFYTVKDVRQKLGSGVGSLGRARYYVLVEGASASTSDDVILEFKQEAVSAVAAAAPGRLPASAYDSHEGLRVARTAKAQVSNAEVLIGHASVGGLPFYVHEKSPFQEDFDPAKLDSAGKLNTAAGYLGQALASAHALADQDYDSAVVSYSIDKQVSDAVVSKSGLKSEIRAFAFSYADQVELDWEAFVEAYNAGTPLY, from the coding sequence ATGCCCTCGCCCCGCACCTCGCTGCTCGCTTTCGCCCTCGTCCTGGCCGCCTGCGCCCAGGTTCCCGCCGACGCCGCCAGCGCGCGCAAGAGCTGGGTCGTGCAGCAGATCCACGACCACAACCATCCCTACGCCGCCACCGCCAGCGGCGAGCTCGACACCAAGCTGGCGACCATGGCCGGCGGCGCGTTCGCGTTCTACCGCGGCAGCGCGCACCTGTTCTTCCAGGACATGAAGACCCTGCCGGCCTCGGCCTACGCGACGACCCAAACCGGCTACACCTGGATCGGCGGCGACGCCCATCTGGGCAACTTCGACGCCTCGCGCGACAGCAGCGGCAAGGCGGTGTTCAAGGTCGCCGACTTCGACGAAGGTTACCTGGGCCAATACGTGTGGGATCTGCGCCGGCTCGCCGCGAGTCTGGTGTTGGCCGGCCACGACAACGGCCTGAGCGACAGCGACATCGGCGCGGCCGTCGACACCCTGGTCGGCGCCTACGTCGATCAGATGAACGACTTCAAAGGCACCAGCGGCGAGAGCACGTTCCGCCTGACCAAGGACACCACCACCGGCGTCGTCGACGACACCATCGGCGCCGCCGACGGCAAGACCCGCGACAAACTGCTGTCGAAGTACACCGCGGTCAGCGGCGGCGCGCGCAAGTTCCAGGCGCTGTCGAACCTGATCGCGGTGCCGGCGGCGACCTACAGCGGCGTGACGTCGGCGATGGCCGGGTACGTGTCGTCGATCGCTTCGTCCAAGCGCTATCCGGCCGCGTTCTACACGGTCAAGGACGTGCGCCAGAAGCTCGGCTCCGGCGTCGGCAGCCTCGGCCGCGCGCGCTATTACGTGTTGGTCGAAGGCGCGAGCGCGTCGACCTCCGACGATGTGATTCTGGAATTCAAGCAAGAAGCCGTCAGCGCCGTCGCCGCGGCCGCGCCGGGCCGCTTGCCGGCCAGCGCTTACGACAGTCACGAAGGCCTGCGCGTGGCGCGCACGGCCAAGGCGCAGGTGAGCAACGCCGAGGTGCTGATCGGCCACGCCAGCGTCGGCGGGCTGCCGTTCTACGTGCACGAGAAGTCGCCGTTCCAAGAAGACTTCGACCCGGCCAAGCTCGACAGCGCGGGCAAGTTGAACACCGCGGCCGGCTATCTGGGCCAAGCGCTGGCCAGCGCGCACGCCTTGGCCGATCAGGATTACGACAGCGCGGTGGTGAGCTACAGCATCGACAAGCAAGTCAGCGATGCGGTCGTCAGCAAGAGCGGGCTGAAGTCGGAGATCCGCGCGTTCGCGTTTTCGTACGCCGATCAGGTGGAACTGGATTGGGAGGCGTTCGTGGAGGCCTACAACGCGGGGACGCCGTTGTACTGA
- a CDS encoding MipA/OmpV family protein, translating to MRIARIVPLLLLSLPVAVSAQVRKEGEERADMAPSNWSVGIAAGTRNELYAGEGNHTRVIPFVGYEGDRFYFRGISAGYHLIKREDVVVDVFLGGRLDAMDAKDFGRRELLKRGINRDLLSDRDDSVDAGASVSWRGSAGEVQLEVKADILDVSGGFQADASYRYPMQAGQWLLTPAVGVTVLSKDLANYYYGTLDKEVRRGVVDYRPGSATIPYVGLTVARPFAQKWRFMANVGYQVLPDEISDSPLIAEDTDGVAQAFFGVVRSF from the coding sequence ATGCGCATCGCCCGCATCGTTCCCTTGTTGTTGCTTTCGCTTCCCGTCGCGGTATCGGCCCAAGTCCGCAAAGAAGGCGAGGAGCGCGCCGACATGGCGCCGTCGAACTGGAGCGTCGGCATCGCCGCCGGCACCCGCAACGAGTTGTACGCGGGCGAAGGCAACCACACCCGGGTGATCCCGTTCGTCGGCTACGAGGGCGACCGCTTCTATTTCCGCGGCATCAGCGCCGGCTATCACCTGATCAAGCGCGAGGACGTGGTGGTCGACGTGTTCCTCGGCGGCCGTCTCGACGCGATGGACGCCAAGGACTTCGGCCGGCGCGAGCTGCTCAAGCGCGGCATCAACCGCGACTTGCTGTCGGACCGCGACGACAGCGTCGACGCCGGCGCCTCGGTGAGCTGGCGCGGCAGCGCCGGCGAAGTGCAGTTGGAAGTGAAGGCCGACATCCTCGACGTCAGCGGCGGCTTCCAAGCCGACGCGAGCTACCGCTACCCGATGCAGGCCGGCCAATGGCTGCTGACGCCGGCGGTCGGCGTGACCGTGCTGTCCAAGGATCTGGCCAACTACTACTACGGCACCTTGGACAAGGAAGTGCGCCGCGGCGTGGTCGACTATCGCCCGGGCAGCGCGACGATCCCGTACGTCGGCCTGACCGTGGCGCGGCCGTTCGCGCAGAAGTGGCGGTTCATGGCCAACGTCGGCTATCAGGTGTTGCCGGACGAGATCAGCGACAGCCCGCTGATCGCCGAGGACACCGACGGCGTGGCGCAGGCGTTCTTCGGCGTGGTGCGCAGTTTCTGA
- a CDS encoding LysR family transcriptional regulator has protein sequence MGRRFDHLGDVETFIAVVEHGSLSAAAVALATTPSVVSRAVARLENRLGAQLLRRTTRRQGLTEAGRLYLEQARAAFAQIDEAERAIQGQGGELSGRVRLSVPTTYGHYRLPPLLRRFAERYPRVRVELNIANRNVDLVAEGFDLAVRLGQLPDSGLAARKLEDAALCVVASPDYLSRRGEPRTLDELAAHTVLPFEMPSTGRIAQWQFRDGGRDVDWTPESPLRVSDDVLGAVSLAEHGLGVCQSYDFVVEGRVRGGRLTEILSDLRGRSRPFSLIYAPHRRLSAASRALIDTLSGES, from the coding sequence ATGGGCCGGCGCTTCGATCATCTCGGCGACGTGGAAACCTTCATCGCCGTGGTCGAGCACGGCTCGCTCAGCGCCGCCGCGGTAGCGCTGGCGACCACGCCCTCGGTGGTCAGCCGCGCGGTGGCGCGGCTGGAGAACCGCCTCGGCGCGCAACTGCTGCGCCGGACCACGCGCCGCCAGGGTCTGACCGAAGCCGGCCGGCTGTATCTGGAACAGGCGCGCGCCGCGTTCGCGCAGATCGACGAGGCCGAGCGCGCGATCCAGGGGCAGGGCGGCGAACTCAGCGGCCGGGTGCGCCTGAGCGTGCCGACCACCTACGGCCACTACCGTCTGCCGCCGCTGTTGCGGCGCTTCGCCGAGCGCTACCCGCGGGTGCGGGTCGAACTCAACATCGCCAACCGCAACGTCGATCTGGTCGCCGAAGGCTTCGATCTGGCGGTGCGTCTGGGCCAGTTGCCCGACAGCGGTCTGGCCGCGCGCAAGCTCGAAGACGCCGCGCTGTGCGTGGTCGCCTCGCCCGATTACCTGAGCCGGCGCGGCGAGCCGCGCACGCTCGACGAACTGGCCGCGCACACCGTGCTGCCGTTCGAGATGCCCAGCACCGGCCGCATCGCCCAGTGGCAATTCCGCGACGGCGGGCGCGATGTCGACTGGACGCCCGAATCGCCGCTGCGGGTGAGCGACGACGTGCTCGGCGCGGTGTCGCTGGCCGAACACGGGCTCGGCGTCTGCCAGAGCTACGACTTCGTCGTCGAAGGCCGCGTGCGCGGCGGACGCTTGACCGAAATCTTGTCGGATCTGCGCGGCCGCTCGCGGCCGTTCTCGTTGATCTACGCGCCGCACCGGCGCTTGTCGGCGGCGTCGCGCGCCTTGATCGATACGCTCAGCGGCGAAAGCTGA
- a CDS encoding type 1 glutamine amidotransferase domain-containing protein: MKRFGLIGAALALALSFGNAQAARVLVVLSDSDRLDLKDGKTFSTGFYLNELMQPVKALLDAGHEVSFATPQGRAPTLDRGSLDPMYFGGDAQALRAHEALLEKLALTAPDKSPVLSLERVAQIGYDRYDAVYVPGGHAPMQDLLRSPALGRLLSDFHAKGKTTALVCHGPIALLSTLPDAAGFATALAAGRAPSAPPQWIYRGYQVTVISNREEEIAKPQLGGGAMKFYPQTALQAAGAQYRSNTAPWASNVVVDRELITGQNPASAADVAKALLQRLK; encoded by the coding sequence ATGAAACGTTTCGGCCTCATCGGCGCCGCCCTGGCGCTGGCCCTGTCCTTCGGCAACGCCCAGGCCGCCCGCGTGCTGGTGGTGCTGTCCGACTCCGACCGTCTGGACCTGAAGGACGGCAAGACCTTCAGCACCGGCTTCTACCTCAACGAACTGATGCAGCCGGTCAAGGCGCTGCTCGACGCCGGCCACGAGGTCAGCTTCGCCACCCCGCAAGGCCGCGCGCCGACCCTGGACCGCGGCTCGCTCGATCCGATGTACTTCGGCGGCGACGCGCAGGCGCTGCGCGCGCATGAAGCCTTGTTGGAGAAATTGGCGCTGACCGCGCCGGACAAATCGCCGGTGCTGAGCCTGGAGCGGGTCGCGCAGATCGGCTACGACCGCTACGATGCGGTCTACGTCCCCGGCGGCCACGCGCCGATGCAGGACTTGCTGCGCAGCCCGGCGCTGGGCCGGCTGCTGAGCGATTTCCACGCCAAGGGCAAGACCACCGCGCTGGTCTGCCACGGCCCGATCGCGCTGCTGTCCACCCTGCCCGACGCCGCCGGCTTCGCGACGGCGCTGGCCGCGGGGCGCGCGCCGTCGGCGCCGCCGCAGTGGATCTATCGCGGCTACCAAGTCACGGTCATCAGCAATCGGGAAGAAGAGATCGCCAAACCGCAACTCGGCGGCGGCGCGATGAAGTTCTATCCGCAGACCGCGCTGCAGGCGGCCGGCGCGCAGTATCGGAGCAACACCGCACCGTGGGCGTCCAACGTGGTGGTGGATCGCGAACTCATCACCGGCCAGAACCCGGCGTCGGCGGCGGATGTGGCGAAGGCGTTGTTGCAGCGGTTGAAGTGA
- a CDS encoding sigma-70 family RNA polymerase sigma factor: protein MRPSDWLAEQFEHHRGHLRGVAVRMLGSRSEADDAVQEAWLRLARSDAVQVENLGGWLTTVVARVCLDALRARKGRGEEPLEPAQDERDSVADHAGGPEYEALLADSLGSALLLILDTLAPAERLAFVLHDLFGMPFEEVGAVLGHSTVNARQLASRARRRVQGAAAERAQAAQPASIESARRRRMVDAFLAASRNGDFAALVNLLDPQVELRADDAAVSASAVARAQGAPRLPAQVRGAHDVADIFKGRAHAARPARIDGAMGAAWAPGGEARAVFVFAWAQGRIAGIEIVADPSRLAAMRIEWL, encoded by the coding sequence ATGCGCCCTTCCGATTGGCTGGCCGAACAGTTCGAGCACCATCGCGGCCACCTGCGCGGCGTGGCCGTGCGCATGCTCGGCTCGCGCAGCGAGGCCGACGACGCGGTGCAGGAAGCGTGGCTGCGGCTGGCGCGCAGCGATGCGGTGCAGGTGGAGAACCTCGGCGGCTGGTTGACCACGGTGGTCGCGCGGGTCTGCCTGGACGCGCTGCGCGCGCGCAAGGGCCGCGGCGAGGAACCGCTGGAGCCGGCGCAAGACGAACGCGACAGCGTCGCCGACCACGCCGGCGGCCCGGAGTACGAAGCCTTGCTCGCCGATTCGCTGGGCTCGGCCTTGCTGCTGATCCTCGACACGCTGGCGCCGGCCGAACGCTTGGCGTTCGTGCTGCACGATCTGTTCGGCATGCCGTTCGAGGAGGTCGGCGCGGTGCTCGGCCACAGCACGGTCAATGCGCGCCAGCTCGCCAGCCGCGCGCGCCGGCGCGTGCAGGGCGCGGCCGCCGAGCGCGCGCAAGCGGCGCAACCGGCGTCGATCGAAAGCGCGCGCCGGCGGCGGATGGTGGATGCGTTCCTGGCGGCCTCGCGCAACGGCGATTTCGCCGCGCTGGTGAATCTGCTCGATCCGCAAGTGGAACTGCGCGCCGACGACGCGGCGGTGAGCGCCAGCGCCGTCGCCCGCGCGCAAGGCGCGCCGCGCTTGCCCGCGCAGGTGCGCGGCGCGCACGACGTGGCCGACATCTTCAAGGGCCGCGCGCACGCGGCTCGGCCGGCGCGCATCGACGGCGCGATGGGCGCGGCCTGGGCGCCGGGCGGCGAGGCGCGTGCGGTGTTCGTGTTCGCGTGGGCGCAGGGGCGGATCGCGGGGATCGAGATCGTCGCCGATCCGTCGCGGCTGGCGGCGATGCGGATCGAATGGCTGTAA
- a CDS encoding carboxymuconolactone decarboxylase family protein has protein sequence MPLQARMPHPVHQLPDAMKALWALKSSLEHQGVSASTFALVELRASQVNGCGACVDMHSRDALKAGETAERLFAVAAWREAPYFNEAERAALALTEALTRISDRPESVSDDIWSEAARHYDEKALSALVLAIANINVWNRLNVAVRQPAGPWKG, from the coding sequence ATGCCCCTGCAAGCCCGCATGCCCCACCCCGTCCACCAGCTGCCCGACGCGATGAAGGCGCTGTGGGCGCTCAAGTCCTCGCTCGAACATCAGGGCGTGAGCGCAAGCACCTTCGCCTTGGTCGAGTTGCGCGCCAGTCAGGTCAACGGCTGCGGCGCCTGCGTCGACATGCATTCGCGCGACGCGCTCAAGGCCGGCGAAACCGCCGAGCGCCTGTTCGCGGTCGCGGCCTGGCGCGAAGCGCCGTACTTCAACGAGGCCGAACGCGCCGCGCTGGCGCTGACCGAAGCCTTGACCCGCATCAGCGACCGGCCCGAATCGGTGTCCGACGACATCTGGAGCGAGGCCGCGCGCCACTACGACGAGAAGGCGCTGTCGGCGCTGGTGCTGGCGATCGCCAACATCAATGTGTGGAACCGGCTCAACGTGGCCGTGCGTCAGCCGGCCGGCCCCTGGAAGGGCTGA
- a CDS encoding XVIPCD domain-containing protein, with translation MSQQTPPQSFADEVRGTQAKPIDKTLSRLMDDLYDQGPGIDGFKPLTADQLLSKGIDPAGLENKDSGFLARVYGDEHGHYVVAYSGTDEGKDWLTNFRQGLGFEDAQYNQAIALAREAKVAFGDEVVITGHSLGGGLAGAASIASGIPAVTFNASGVHDKTLERIGIDADAAKREVADNGQIRRYAVKNEILTDLQEHSIPLKWAMPDAVGHKIELPDPDPQSFWQKLIPGSGIKHGIDIHYIEAVIKAQEQATPGPRGHDPGRAGAQHDGAGAGVADPAHPQHGMYQQALHGLRGLPAGAMEFGGEQGYRNAAAHATVDANGQGMRAIDHVIAGRDGRGFFAVEGGLDDPGHRRVFVDQQRTQSPPDPAAMTAAPAETAPAQEAKRAVLS, from the coding sequence ATGAGCCAGCAGACCCCGCCGCAGTCCTTCGCCGACGAAGTGCGCGGCACGCAGGCCAAGCCGATCGACAAGACCTTGTCGCGGCTGATGGACGATCTGTACGACCAAGGCCCCGGCATCGACGGCTTCAAGCCGCTCACCGCCGACCAATTGCTGAGCAAGGGCATCGACCCGGCCGGCCTGGAAAACAAGGATTCGGGCTTCCTCGCGCGGGTGTACGGCGACGAGCACGGCCATTACGTGGTCGCCTATTCGGGCACCGACGAAGGCAAGGACTGGCTGACCAACTTCCGCCAGGGCCTGGGTTTCGAGGACGCGCAGTACAACCAGGCGATCGCGCTGGCGCGCGAGGCCAAGGTCGCGTTCGGCGACGAAGTGGTCATCACCGGGCATTCGCTCGGCGGCGGTCTCGCCGGTGCGGCGTCGATCGCCAGCGGCATTCCGGCGGTGACCTTCAACGCTTCGGGCGTGCACGACAAGACGCTGGAGCGCATCGGCATCGACGCCGACGCGGCCAAGCGCGAGGTCGCCGACAACGGCCAGATCCGCCGTTACGCGGTCAAGAACGAAATCCTGACCGACTTGCAGGAGCACAGCATCCCGCTGAAGTGGGCCATGCCCGACGCGGTCGGCCACAAGATCGAATTGCCCGACCCGGATCCGCAATCGTTCTGGCAGAAGCTGATTCCCGGCAGCGGCATCAAGCACGGCATCGACATCCATTACATCGAGGCGGTGATCAAGGCGCAGGAGCAGGCGACGCCGGGCCCGCGCGGGCACGATCCCGGCCGCGCCGGCGCGCAGCACGACGGCGCGGGCGCCGGCGTGGCCGATCCCGCGCATCCGCAGCACGGCATGTACCAGCAAGCGCTGCACGGCCTGCGCGGGCTGCCCGCGGGCGCGATGGAATTCGGCGGCGAGCAGGGCTACCGCAACGCCGCCGCGCACGCGACGGTGGACGCGAACGGGCAGGGCATGCGCGCGATCGACCACGTCATCGCCGGCCGCGACGGGCGCGGGTTCTTCGCGGTCGAAGGCGGGTTGGACGATCCGGGGCATCGCCGCGTGTTCGTCGATCAGCAGCGCACGCAGTCGCCGCCGGATCCGGCCGCGATGACGGCGGCGCCCGCGGAAACGGCGCCGGCGCAGGAAGCCAAGCGCGCGGTGTTGAGCTGA